The following coding sequences lie in one Miscanthus floridulus cultivar M001 chromosome 9, ASM1932011v1, whole genome shotgun sequence genomic window:
- the LOC136480367 gene encoding uncharacterized protein: MCRWFLRGCRTYLAADSTFLIGKFKGRLAVACAVDGHNWMYPVGLGVFNSETAENWNWFFQQLKDAIGTPPGLSICIDVGQAIMAGVAAVFPNVKHRECMVHLVSKFKNRSQFSTLYKVDNVTNNLAESFNTGSKNEKDQNLDDLMDVIRQKLMVKWNKRRKIAWKMEGKILPHIVKNLKERSRNLDMNVLEGSDDIGEVIRRGGSGYKYAINLKERTCTCREWQVSRKPCNHAIAIITSIRGHNLEDYVDSYFSVDMLKSAYEKVIPALPDKCQWLESQHGFFMHPPLLKSTFGRRKTQRHKGSAEGGQGRKGRHQCPICKQHGQHWWTCKDGDPEDKAAMLAARGPPKSKKRKTNKPTTELRIEHKQ; the protein is encoded by the exons ATGTGTCGATGGTTTCTTAGAGGATGTAGGACCTATTTGGCTGCTGATAGCACATTCTTGATTGGTAAGTTCAAGGGTCGGTTAGCAGTTGCTTGTGCAGTAGATGGGCACAACTGGATGTACCCAGTTGGACTTGGAGTGTTTAACTCAGAGACCGCCGAGAATTGGAATTGGTTCTTTCAGCAACTCAAGGACGCTATAGGCACACCTCCaggattatcgatatgtataGATGTAGGTCAAGCAATCATGGCAGGTGTAGCAGCTGTTTTCCCAAATGTAAAGCATAGGGAGTGCATGGTGCATTTAGTTAGTAAGTTTAAAAACAG AAGCCAGTTTTCAACTCTCTACAAGGTAGATAATGTCACTAACAATCTAGCTGAGAGCTTCAACACTGGATCAAAGAATGAAAAAGATCAGAACTTAGATGATCTTATGGATGTGATTAGGCAAAAGCTCATGGTCAAATGGAATAAAAGAAGGAAAATTGCATGGAAGATGGAAGGCAAAATATTACCCCATATTGTGAAGAACCTAAAGGAGAGGAGCAGAAACTTGGATATGAATGTGCTTGAAGGTTCAGATGACATTGGAGAGGTGATACGGAGGGGTGGCTCAGGTTACAA GTATGCTATTAACCTTAAGGAGAGAACTTGTACATGCAGAGAGTGGCAAGTTTCAAGAAAGCCTTGCAATCATGCAATTGCTATAATCACTTCTATTAGAGGTCACAATCTTGAGGATTATGTGGACTCCTACTTCTCAGTTGACATGTTGAAATCAGCATATGAGAAGGTAATTCCAGCTTTGCCAGACAAGTGTCAGTGGCTTGAGTCTCAACATGGTTTCTTCATGCATCCACCATTGTTGAAATCAACTTTTGGAAGGAGAAAGACACAGAGGCATAAGGGCAGTGCCGAAGGTGGCCAAGGTAGAAAAGGGAGGCACCAGTGTCCAATTTGCAAGCAACATGGACAACACTGGTGGACCTGCAAAGATGGTGATCCAGAAGACAAAGCTGCCATGCTTGCAGCTAG AGGACCTCCAAAATcaaagaagagaaaaacaaatAAACCTACAACAGAATTGAGAATTGAGCACAAGCAATGA